Proteins encoded together in one Caldisalinibacter kiritimatiensis window:
- a CDS encoding DUF896 domain-containing protein, whose protein sequence is MLPKEKLDRINYLARKAKKEGLTEEEKKEQKRLREEYLKEFKKHFRRQLESIEIVD, encoded by the coding sequence ATGTTGCCTAAGGAAAAATTAGATAGAATAAATTATTTAGCTAGAAAAGCGAAAAAAGAAGGACTAACAGAGGAAGAGAAAAAGGAACAAAAGCGACTAAGGGAAGAGTATTTAAAAGAGTTTAAAAAGCATTTTAGAAGACAATTAGAAAGTATTGAGATAGTTGATTAG